The Magallana gigas chromosome 6, xbMagGiga1.1, whole genome shotgun sequence genome includes the window ACATGTCTTCTACATGATCATATGAAAACCTAGATATACTGTACTAGTGCACTTACACTTATAACAATGAGAGTTCATCACAGAGTAGCAAGGTTGAAATGATTAGCTACAATCATAATAAATTAATGCACACCTTTTGTCATAAGATGACAAGTctcatttacatttaaaagaaaCGCAATTTGAAATAACCAATATGTTAAGGAAGTAACAGATTGataataacaattaaaaagatacTTGAAAAAGTAAGATATTATACAGATTTGCACATTTTGTTTCGAAATAAACGAAAAATGGAGTTAAAACAGTGCATTTGAAATACTTTTGGAATGCACattcagaaattaaaaaaaaaaaaagtattttctgACTTgatttaaggtacttcactacaccgagacttatactttttaagacactacgtcacaagatggcgatttaaatgttttgttaaactgtttgtatcaatcgattcagatgtatatcgtcatagctcagtggttaaagtatcagacttgtgaaccgcaggtcatgagttcgaatccatctggggtttttgtttatgttttctgaatgaaatttttgaaaatccaatttttatctagaattgcacattttttcgcctatttgattTACATACTttttatccatcatgctttctatcaatatcaagtaattttctgctgatttgagaaactatttcatggtgtagtgaggcaccttaagtGCTCAATTCTTACTACAAGTAAATCGATTTCAACAAATGTACAAAAAAGTACAAACATTATCAAGACCAAgacacatgtacatttactgTTTACATACTATCACAGAAACCTCCACCTTCACAAAGGCCTTTGTgagtaaaacaatatattgatgcATACTTACATTCCTAGTTTGAATATACACAAAACAGAGCAAGATTTATCGCATCTAGCAAAACACCAGCAGTTTATGAAAAGGTACTGCTTCTAGGTTTTCCTCTTCCCAAATGGAAACCATTGGTGCCATCAGGGCCTCTGGGTTGTCGGATAACTCCTTCCATTCCCAGCATCTTGTGTTTTTCAGGACCCTTTCCATTGACTTGACCACCTGTTAGAGGGCTTTTGTCCTGACCAGCCAACTTCAGTCTTCGCTGCACCCAAGGGCTAGAAGGTGTTCCATCTGAAGAGTTGTCATACCTTTTCCTCCCCATATCTGGGCTCCCCTGGGGACTCAACTTAGGACTAGTACTTGGACTCCTCTTGTCATCAGCCAGTGGGGATATTCCATGAAAATTCCTCCTCCTTTGTGTTCTTGGGCTGGTTTTTGGACTAGACTTTGGACTTGACCTTGGGGAAGAATTTGGACTCAATCGATTTGAGTCATAATTATTTGGACTTAGTGTTCTTTTCAGCATTGCATGATCTTGATTTGGACTCATAGTTCTTTTGAGTTTTGGGTGTTCCATATGGTTTGGGCTCAATGTCTTCTTCAGCATTGGGTGGCCCATATGATTTGGGCTCAAGGTTTTCTTCAGCACAGGATGCTCCATATGATTTGGACTTAGTGTTTTCTTTAAGATTTGGTGTGTTCTGTAATTGCCAGATTGTGGTACACCAAATTCAGCTTCTGATCCACTGCTATAGTAACAAGATGAATCATTGTCAGCTAGTTCATTAATTCTGTTTTTCTTTCTACGTTCTCTTCTCTTCTTTTTCTTATCATGACCTTCATTGTCATCCTCCTTGCCTGAATCATCATCTTTGTCTTTcttcttgttttctttcttcttctGAGCAGCGAGTAAGACAACACGCATGCCCTGTCGCCAATCTTCAGAATCATTCATTGTTTCACAAGCTGTTTTAGCTGCCTCATGCTTTTCAAATTCAACCACAGCACAGGTTGTTGTACCAATTTCAGGATGCTTCGTGGCATGCTTCTTCACATCTTGTGGCACTGACTTTCCCGGTCTTAGAATTCTTATGAGCGACACTTCACCACATTTGGAAAACATTTCTGCCACATTTTCAATCGATGGGTT containing:
- the LOC105317819 gene encoding la-related protein 6; the protein is MSSPEQKIDVPEIREELTGEQSVGNNGVTEARSTTPVLLKVERLRVDDDGNSSVYTSEDEGGSHDEHRTAEEPEFVAPDDELKNRIIKQVEFYFSDANILKDAFLLKHVRRNKQGFVSIKLITSFKKVKSLTKDYRVVAYSLRHSDKLEVNEEGRKVRRKDPLPDWDETTPSRSVVVVNLPMENPSIENVAEMFSKCGEVSLIRILRPGKSVPQDVKKHATKHPEIGTTTCAVVEFEKHEAAKTACETMNDSEDWRQGMRVVLLAAQKKKENKKKDKDDDSGKEDDNEGHDKKKKRRERRKKNRINELADNDSSCYYSSGSEAEFGVPQSGNYRTHQILKKTLSPNHMEHPVLKKTLSPNHMGHPMLKKTLSPNHMEHPKLKRTMSPNQDHAMLKRTLSPNNYDSNRLSPNSSPRSSPKSSPKTSPRTQRRRNFHGISPLADDKRSPSTSPKLSPQGSPDMGRKRYDNSSDGTPSSPWVQRRLKLAGQDKSPLTGGQVNGKGPEKHKMLGMEGVIRQPRGPDGTNGFHLGRGKPRSSTFS